The following DNA comes from Quercus robur chromosome 1, dhQueRobu3.1, whole genome shotgun sequence.
AATACTGGACTTATAAGCTTCTTGATGGTGCTTCTTTTATTTGTGGATTGGTGTGCATGGTGGATTGTCAGGCTACCTTTAGAAGCATTTTACTCGACCAGCCCATTTCTTATATCAGCCATTTTAGTCTCTTGTGCAGAGGAATTGAGCAAGAAGACACAAGGATGGAAGGGAGTGAATTCTAGAGAACACGTGAGGGACCTATTCTATTTTAAGAGATTAAAGATGGGGGCAATTCAGTCTTTTAATTGGATGCCACTTGTGAAAAAGTCATGTGACTTGCACATGTGTAATTTTTATCTAAGTTAACATCTAACTTAACAGTGGGGTGTAAAGTGTGAATAGTTTAAGGGAGTAGTGTGCATTCTCATAGTTTAAGGGAGGTAAATTTAAAAGAGTGTATAGTTTAGAGGGGTAAAGTTTAATTTCCCCATCATTCTATCCTATCCAAACCATACTCTTTAACCATACTCTTTGTCACATTCTTAATTGACAAGTCCTTTGTTAGTACTTCTACAAGTTTTACTTTAGGTATTTCCTACTTTTTTTGTCCTTCAACTTAAATCAACTCACTTTTCCTCACTGCATTAATCGCTCTCCTCTGTAACTTACCAAACCATCTCAAGCGACCCTCCCTTATCTTTTAATCACTAGGGGTCACCCATCttgtgaatttatttatttcaaatcctatcttgtatttccacttatccattttaacatttttatttcaattacaCACATTTTATAAGCAAATTAGCTTCTTAATAAACCAAAATTCAGTACCATAAAGCAGAATTAGTCGTCAGTcttctaaaattttctttttaaattaattggTATATTTACAATCATACAATACTCCTAATGCGCTTCTCCATTCATCTACCATGCTCTTAACCTATAATTCATCATAATCTCTCCATCTTTATGAACAATTGATCCAAGATATCAAAAGCACACACTCTTTGGTTTCTCTTGATCATCAAGTCTTACAATCACTTCATCTTTGTTTctacttttattaaatttacATTCCATGTACTTTGTTTTAGTCCTACTTAGCTGAAAGGCCTCTCCAAATTTCTAACTTGACATTAATTCTAGGTATAGTTTCATCCACTAAAACTATCATTTGCAAAAAGCATATAGCAAAGGACTTCATCTTGAACCAATCTAGTAAGATCATCCCTAACCAATTCAAAGAGATAGGCCTGAATGCTGATACTTGATGCAACTAACAACAAattagagagggagagaaagccTGAGAGATTAAACGGTtcagttatttaattataaagaaaaaggtTCATTTATTCTGTGTCAATGGTTAAAAGCCAATATTCATTAAGAAAATCATAAAGTTACCTCCCATATAATTGCTGATTGATCTTTTGATGATGAAGCGAGGTATTTCCCATTAtgtgaaaattccaaaaaccaAACTTCATCTGTATGTGCTTGCAGTACCTGTTAAATTCAacaagcaaaattttcaaattgactCACCCAAGTAATTGGTGAAGAACTCATAACAGCAAATTTGCAGTCCATTTCAGGCACACAAGACAAAATCACAAATAGATTGCATAGGCAGCTTAAATTCATCAAGTCATATAAGCCGATACTGATAAGCGTAACAAGCACAGTGATGATGGCTGCAATGGCAATGCCCAAGTAGTGATGATTTACAATGGGATTATGATTAACAACCTAACaaaggaaattaaaattgaCACAAACATGCAAGATAAGGGGATAATATGATTTTATCAAGATAACAGTATCCAAAACAGAAAATGATAATTGTATTAGCATGctgaagaaaatttgaaaacaattaaaatcaaGGATGTTCAGTATTCCAAATATGAGCACAACTAAAAACTAAGGACATTCAGTCTCATAAAGGTTGCTGTAAGTATGTTGAAGGTACCTCAAAAAAATACTAAGGACCTTTATTTACAGCAAACTTTTTGAGAGACTGCGGCTGACATTtcaggtttcattaaaaaagaaaaaagaaataaagaatgtCATTGCTTactaaataatatcaaattattcaattttttagacaaaattttgcaaaatagcAATAAATTATACTTGTGTAATTTCATCTGACTCCCATACATGTTCCAgtatcttcaaaaaaatttgggcACGTAAAATGAAAACCAATGGACCTTCACtaccaaaattcaaaatcattacattatttactctcataaaaaaaaattattatatagcCAACAATTTAAATTGTTCTATATGTAAGTAACAATGCCAACAAAGtcaattaaaatttcattttccaaTATCTCATGCCATGTTGCTGGGCTAAGGTGGTGTCAAAATCCAACATGCCTCAGTGGATGTTATAGGCTCCACTGTCATGACATTTTGTCAGACATGAAAAGCTACAGTAATAGCAGTTAGCTCCATGCTAATGCAACACAAAAGTCATTAAAAAGCTACCCTTCTCCAACCTACTTactaacattttaaaaattaaaaaataccaGCAATTCTGAATACAGGCAAGAACAGTTTTCATTCTAGAGATGCCACATGATATAGTTGGGGAAAACAAATCAAAAGTTCATTCATGTCTCCTGCCGCTTTAGATAAATAAACCATCTCAACAAATCAAAAACTGCATTATCTTTCATATGCTCAACAAATAATGCCTAAGAGTTATATTGTTTGTTGGCCAGTGAAACATCCAAGGGAGTAAAAAATACACACACTCATAGAAGAAAGATCCACATATCCAGAGGCACTCTAACCTGTAATGTTTGAGAAGGAATCTGCCTTCTCCCACAATGATGATCCGAATACAAAGACAAATCACCATCCAGAGTGTTGTGAAACACACAAGCATCTCGTTGCACATCAAGAGTTTGCTCAACTAGATGTTCTAACCTTTTTTCAGGTATCATGACTGCTGCAGGAAATAACCTCTGTAGTTTCTCCAAAATCTTTGACCGTGACTTTGCAACATCAGTATCATGGCTGGAAAGCCCAAGAATTGCACTCCATGAAGGGGAGACAATGCAGGCAGTAAGCTCATGAATTCGGCTCACATTGACACAAAGAGGGACAATTTCATTCCTAAGAGTATCTAAAGCATCAGTCACTTCATCAATTCTCAGAAGTTCAAGGAACTTCTGCTCCAACATCAGGAAAGATGCTGATTTTACAGTTGTTTCATCTAAACCCCCAATTGTATGCAGTGTGGCCACAGATTCATTCCATTTTCCATCCCTCACTTGCTGCATAAGCAAATTAACCACTGAAGTGTGCAATGGTATTCCTGATTCTTCCTCTAAAAGGGCCCCACTCTTATCATATCCAAGTGAATATAATGCTCTAGTTATAATTTTGATGAATTCAGATCTTTTGATGACTCCTTTTGAACCAACCGTTTCTTCATCCCCTTGGGAGGGTAGAGGCCTAGCCATCAAGTCTCCCAAAGAGCAAGCAGCAGACTGTGTAAGAAATGAGTCTCCTGAGAAGCTATTTGAATCTCCCAAGGGAACTTTTGGACGTTTCAACGGGGGTTCATTGTCATCTATACCTCCCATGAAATACTCAACTTAGCCCATGTATATTCTACAAGTCATAAAGGAATGGACTTCAATAGGAGAAACATCTTACTCAGAAAAAATTTATCCTAAAAACTTCCAGAAAGAAATCTATCTTTTAAAAAGCAAGTGATGGAGAAGGTTTAATAAAATGCAAGCAGATGAAGGAAAACGAATGCAATGATTTGGTTGAATATGGTTATTAACAAATATCTtccaaaaggggaaaaaatattgagaataataataagaaagcAACAAGATCAGAAGCAATATTCATCTTTCACAGGTCACAACTGAATGCAATCAGAAGCACAAAGCCAAAAAATCCTTGCAGACTACCTCAAGGAGCCAACTGTCATTATTTCAACACAATGTCTTCTTTCACAAAATTGAAAGGCTCCACTTTGACGAAATTAAAGGCTTATCCAGCTAACctagaaaatttataaatgaaaaattataccaTTTCCATCATCatgatgaataaattttttttttttttttaattttaaaaaagataaaatgaaaTGGCAAGTAAAATGCAGTCTTAGAAATAGGAAATGCAATCACCTAGTATTATTATATAACATAAAAGTATTTTGTTATGGTGTGAGTATATTAATCAAAAAAAGAGCTTTAGATATAAGTAAGTATAAATTCCCATCAAATCGAAAAGCACCACCAACCCTCCAGTTTCCTAATCCAACCAAGAGGGAGTGAAAGTTGTACACTTAGTGAATAATTTTCACaagtaacttaaaaaaaagaagaagatgattttGGTCCCACCTTTTCTGgcatgaatgaaaaaaaaaaaaaaaagattatgaaGAAACCGAAATACACTATTATATGCAAATTGAAAGGGCATAAAAAGATATAATGCTAAGAGAACAGAACATAAGTACATAGAAGAGTTTTTAACAATTGAAACGAGTGCAGCAAGAATCAAATCAAACACATCCAGTAACAATGAAGATTAAGAgtagaagtaaaaaataaaaaaataaaaacaagatggAAGATTTCTCACCTAGAAAACAAAATTGTGATGGATAACAATTAGAGATTCCTCCAAGAAGTGGAAAGAAATGTAAAGTGAAAATAGAATGGCGTACggagaaagagaaggaagcGGTAGTAGTTGTACACAATTAtatagtttgaattttattactaGTTACCCATTTTCGCCCAAATTAAAGAAGGTTGGAACTTGAAAGACCAAAAGCACCACCGAAAGTCATGCATAGAGAATggtgacatatatatatatatatatatatatatagagtagtAGATATGGAtgaaatgttatattatttatttatattataataataaaaataaaatctaataagtGAAGTagtatcttttaattttattagtatatTCTCATAAGTCATAAGGTTAATGTTTTTCTGACGCCAGTCTCATATATAAGTGAAAGATTGATTTCACGAGATGGGTTCATTAAAGATTTTTCCCAACACAACTCCCATGAGATGATGACTAATGCCACTCTTGTGTGTGAGGTTTGAAACAGTGCGTGATTGTCTCAATCTCTGTGTTTTATAAGGGTTTAACTTACCTttaatattttgagttttaatc
Coding sequences within:
- the LOC126714559 gene encoding WD repeat-containing protein 26 homolog isoform X2; translation: MGGIDDNEPPLKRPKVPLGDSNSFSGDSFLTQSAACSLGDLMARPLPSQGDEETVGSKGVIKRSEFIKIITRALYSLGYDKSGALLEEESGIPLHTSVVNLLMQQVRDGKWNESVATLHTIGGLDETTVKSASFLMLEQKFLELLRIDEVTDALDTLRNEIVPLCVNVSRIHELTACIVSPSWSAILGLSSHDTDVAKSRSKILEKLQRLFPAAVMIPEKRLEHLVEQTLDVQRDACVFHNTLDGDLSLYSDHHCGRRQIPSQTLQVLQAHTDEVWFLEFSHNGKYLASSSKDQSAIIWEVKEDGRVSLKHVLTGHQKPVLMVSWGPGDHQLLTCGLEEVIRRWDVATGECLHIYEKNGVALVSCGWFPDGRGIFSGMTDKSICLWDLDGRELECWKGQHTLRISDMAVTDDGKRIISICRETAILLLDREAKFERLIEEEEVITSFSLSKDNKLLLVNLTNQEIHLWSIEGDLKVVAKYKGHKRARFVIRSCFGGFEQAFVASGSEDSQVYIWLRGSGELLLTLPGHSGAVNCVSWNPTNLHMLASASDDCTIRIWGLDQLNPRDRISEKGGITINII
- the LOC126714559 gene encoding WD repeat-containing protein 26 homolog isoform X1, with protein sequence MGGIDDNEPPLKRPKVPLGDSNSFSGDSFLTQSAACSLGDLMARPLPSQGDEETVGSKGVIKRSEFIKIITRALYSLGYDKSGALLEEESGIPLHTSVVNLLMQQVRDGKWNESVATLHTIGGLDETTVKSASFLMLEQKFLELLRIDEVTDALDTLRNEIVPLCVNVSRIHELTACIVSPSWSAILGLSSHDTDVAKSRSKILEKLQRLFPAAVMIPEKRLEHLVEQTLDVQRDACVFHNTLDGDLSLYSDHHCGRRQIPSQTLQVLQAHTDEVWFLEFSHNGKYLASSSKDQSAIIWEVKEDGRVSLKHVLTGHQKPVLMVSWGPGDHQLLTCGLEEVIRRWDVATGECLHIYEKNGVALVSCGWFPDGRGIFSGMTDKSICLWDLDGRELECWKGQHTLRISDMAVTDDGKRIISICRETAILLLDREAKFERLIEEEEVITSFSLSKDNKLLLVNLTNQEIHLWSIEGDLKVVAKYKGHKRARFVIRSCFGGFEQAFVASGSEDSQVYIWLRGSGELLLTLPGHSGAVNCVSWNPTNLHMLASASDDCTIRIWGLDQLNPRDRISESNDTTHYSNGRT